The Candidatus Binatia bacterium DNA window AGAACGAACGGGCCCGTTGGTCCGCCACCAGGCGACAGTAACAACAGCGGCAGGTGCGCCTGTTCAGCGCGCGGCGCCACCCCTTGGGCAACATCGCCCTCCAACGGGCCGATTACGACCAGCACGCTCGGATCGCGCGCCAATTCGTCCAGCATGTTTGCCGCGGTTACCGGATCACTCCCGGTGTCTTTCACGACGAGTCGGTCGCTCTCCGCGCCAAAGGCAAGGCGCAAAGCCCGGAGCGATCGCTGGCCGAGCTGACGAGAGGGCCCACTCAGCGGCAACATACAGCCCACCTTGGCGGTACCCTGCACTGGTTCCACTTGCGGTGCCTCGGCGAGGGCGGCCCGGCCGGGCAACGATGCGGAACCGCCGTTGCCAACCTCCGCTGCCACCTTGGGAGATTCAGCAGGCCTCGTCGCTGGCGCCTGTTCGGTTACCTTGGTGACGGCACGGGCCGCCACTTTCGTTCCGGGCTTGGGAGCCGCGGCTTGTGCCGGAGCAGGGACCCGCGATGGCGCTTTTGCCATCGTCTCTCCCTCTCGGCTCTCGTCCGGAATAGGCTCGTTGATTTCGTGGGTCTGCCGCCGCGCCACCTGTTGATCGAGCAATTCGGCGACGTCATCCGAGCTCACGACCTGCCGCGCGCCGGCGAGCTCCGGGTCGCTGAGCTGTCGCGCCGTGCTGAGGATCCGCTGACGTAGTTGTTGACGCTCGGCATCGCCGCCGATCTTCCACGCAGCATCCCAGGCCTCCAGCGCGGCGGTGGGGTGCCCCATGGCGTGCGCCGTGTCGCCGCGTAGCACCTCGACCTGTACCCAGTGTTCCTTTGGATACCGCTCGGACAGCTCGTCCAGGGTTGTCAGCACCTCTCGATAATGGCCGAGTCGGTACTGTGCCAGAGCACTTTTGTAGAAAGTCCGCGCCGTATACAGACCATGATCTGTCTGATCGAGATAGGTTCGGTAAGCAGCGACGGCCTTCTCATATTCTTTATATTGGAACGCCTCGTCGCCACGGCGCACGGCAGCTGAAAACTCCGGAGGGGTGCTCACCCTAGCGCTACATGCCGGGAAGGCGAGCGTGACAGCGATCCACCAAGCCGTCGAGCGAAGCATCGGTCGAGCGTTGGCAACCATCAGCCGAGCATCTCCTTTACCTTATCCAGGAATCCTTTCGCCAGGGGGTGTACCTCTTCTCCGCTGCTGCGTGCAAACTCCTCCAGCAGTTCCCGTTGCCGAGCGGTCAGCTTACGCGGTGTCTCGACCACGATGCGCACCAACTGATCACCGCGACCGGCGCCACGCAGACTGGGCGCGCCTTTACCTTTCAGCCGCATCACGGCGCCCGACTGCGCGCCGGCAGCAACCTTCAGCTTCACCTTGCCGTCGAGGGTTGGGACATCGATTTCAGCCCCCAGCGCCGCCTGGGGAAAGCTGATGGGGATCTCACAGACAATGTCGTCCTCGTGGCGCGTAAACAGGGGATGTTCGCGCACGTCGATGACGATGTAGAGGTCGCCCGGTGGTCCGCCGTTTCGCCCAGGTTCACCCTCGCCCCGTAGTTTCAGCCGGGAGCCGGTATCGACGCCGCCAGGCACCTTGATGTTGAGCGCCTGCATCTTCTGGGTCGCGCCGTTCCCGCCGCAGGCACGGCACGGATCCTTGATGACCGATCCCTGGCCATTGCACTGGCCACAGGTCTTGGCGATGGTGAAGAACCCCTGTTGGAACCGCACCTGTCCACTGCCGCGGCATGCCGTGCAGGTGGCGCGGGGGGTCCCATCCTTGGTGCCTTTGCCGCCGCACGTTTCGCAGCTGGCCAGACGTGGGATGTTGATCACTTTTTCGGTACCGACAATCGCTTCTTCGAATTTGATGGTCAGATCGTAGCGCAGGTCCTCGCCTCGCCTCGCCCGACTACGGCTGCGGCCGCGGCCGCCTCCGAGGAAGTCCCCGAAGATGTCGCTGAAGATGTCTTCGAATCCGGCGCCAGAAAAATCAAAGCCTCCGAAACCGGCGCGCTGGTCAAAGGCCGCGTGGCCGAAGCGATCGTATTGTGCGCGGCGCTCGGCGTCGGTCAGCACTTGATACGCCTCAGAGGCTTCTTTGAACCGTTCCTCGGCGGCCCGATCACCCGGGTTGCGGTCGGGATGGTGCTTCATCGCCAGCTTGCGGTAAGCCTTCTTGACTTCCTCCTCGCCGGCGCCGCGGCTCACGCCCAGGATCTCATAGTAATCGCGCTTTTGCGCCACCAAACTTCCTCCTCATGCCGGTTCAGCCCGGCAGCATGGCGCTCGGACCTCTAGCGGATCTGGTTGCAACGGCACTTCGTCCGCAACAATACAAAAGCCCTCCCCATCAGTCGAGGGGGAGGGCTTCTGGGTGTCCGGCAGCAAGAGACGGCTCAGCCTTTCACTTCTTCGAAGTCCGCGTCGACGACGTCCTCCTTCGGCTTGCTGCCCTCGCCGTCGCCGTCGCCGCTTGTGCCTGCGCCGGGGTGCGGCCCCTGTCCGCCCTGCTGCGACGCCTTGGCATAGATCGCCTCGGCCAGCTTATGAGCCGACTTGGTGAGCTCCTCGGCGGCGGTCTTCATGGCTGCGGCGTCCTGCCCTTCGAGTTCCTTCTTGGCCTTCTCCAGCCCTTGTTCAATGCCGCTTCTGATCGCCGCGTCGAGATCGCCGCCGTGTTCCTTGAGAGACTTCTCCGTTTGGTACACGAGGCTGTCCAGTTGATTGCGCGCATCCGCCGTCTCGCGACGCTTGTGGTCTTCGGCCGCGTGGAGTTCGGCGTCCTTGACCATCTGTTTGATCTCTTGCTCGGTCAGGCCGCTGGAGGCCGTGATGCGGATCGACTGTTCTTTCCCCGTGCCGAGGTCCTTGGCATTCACGTGCACGATGCCGTTGGCATCGATATCAAAGGTGACCTCGACCTGCGGCATGCCGCGCGGGGCGGGTGGGATGCCGATCAGGTCGAACTGGCCCAGGAGCTTGTTGTCGGCCGCCATTTCCCGCTCGCCCTGGAAGACGCGGATGGTCACCGCCGTCTGGTTGTCCGCAGCGGTCGAGAAGGTCTGGCTCTTCTTGGTCGGGATGGTGGTGTTCTTGTCGATCAGCTTGGTGAAC harbors:
- a CDS encoding ABC transporter substrate-binding protein, yielding MSTPPEFSAAVRRGDEAFQYKEYEKAVAAYRTYLDQTDHGLYTARTFYKSALAQYRLGHYREVLTTLDELSERYPKEHWVQVEVLRGDTAHAMGHPTAALEAWDAAWKIGGDAERQQLRQRILSTARQLSDPELAGARQVVSSDDVAELLDQQVARRQTHEINEPIPDESREGETMAKAPSRVPAPAQAAAPKPGTKVAARAVTKVTEQAPATRPAESPKVAAEVGNGGSASLPGRAALAEAPQVEPVQGTAKVGCMLPLSGPSRQLGQRSLRALRLAFGAESDRLVVKDTGSDPVTAANMLDELARDPSVLVVIGPLEGDVAQGVAPRAEQAHLPLLLLSPGGGPTGPFVLQAGVGRSGEVHALLEYAMEKVRLRRFGVLYPKDAHGKELLEAFRTEVERRGGTVVGAGAYPPGSENVASDVRIVKKWRQAQNLQAVFLPDSATAAAGFAKSLQETMPDVTLLGVHGWEGLASPDGALNGVLFAEDFYGGSARAGTRAFVAAFLQTYDEAPGVAEAQAYDAALLARRALDTGARSRSDLLRQLRGLGPVEAATGELKVTAEGVQRIPFLLQVYDGKLQEVSAPPA
- the dnaJ gene encoding molecular chaperone DnaJ — translated: MVAQKRDYYEILGVSRGAGEEEVKKAYRKLAMKHHPDRNPGDRAAEERFKEASEAYQVLTDAERRAQYDRFGHAAFDQRAGFGGFDFSGAGFEDIFSDIFGDFLGGGRGRSRSRARRGEDLRYDLTIKFEEAIVGTEKVINIPRLASCETCGGKGTKDGTPRATCTACRGSGQVRFQQGFFTIAKTCGQCNGQGSVIKDPCRACGGNGATQKMQALNIKVPGGVDTGSRLKLRGEGEPGRNGGPPGDLYIVIDVREHPLFTRHEDDIVCEIPISFPQAALGAEIDVPTLDGKVKLKVAAGAQSGAVMRLKGKGAPSLRGAGRGDQLVRIVVETPRKLTARQRELLEEFARSSGEEVHPLAKGFLDKVKEMLG